One window of Nostoc sp. C052 genomic DNA carries:
- a CDS encoding Photosystem I reaction center subunit III translates to MKQIFALILVIFLWLNVVPTALAENTTLVPCAESSAFVERVQNAPDSYYTTKPLKAYSRLLCGEDGLPHLVLDRFSLALDVLTPIVIFLYIAGWIGWTGRSYLRTIQKLGSPEEKEIFIDLPVFVKCMILAFAWPASAVQEFLSGELVAKDEEIPISIR, encoded by the coding sequence ATGAAACAAATATTTGCTTTAATTTTGGTAATTTTTCTCTGGCTTAATGTTGTCCCTACAGCTTTAGCGGAGAACACTACATTAGTACCTTGTGCCGAATCATCTGCATTTGTCGAACGAGTGCAAAATGCACCTGATAGTTATTACACTACAAAGCCATTAAAGGCTTATTCTCGGTTACTTTGTGGCGAGGATGGTTTACCTCATTTAGTTCTTGACCGCTTCAGCCTTGCCTTGGACGTGCTGACTCCCATAGTGATATTTCTCTACATTGCTGGTTGGATTGGCTGGACTGGTCGTTCCTATTTGCGGACAATTCAAAAACTTGGTTCCCCAGAAGAAAAAGAAATATTTATCGATCTACCAGTGTTCGTCAAATGTATGATATTGGCTTTTGCTTGGCCGGCATCAGCAGTTCAAGAATTTCTCAGTGGTGAATTAGTTGCCAAGGATGAAGAAATCCCGATTTCAATTCGCTAA
- a CDS encoding photosystem II q(b) protein yields MTPKSDSIIATSTVSVDKAVRAAAPTDVNCHGVKITRANHNLQTIATSILERREKISLWEKFCSWVTSTENRLYIGWFGILLIPCVLTTTIVFIIAFIAAPPVDMDGMGSPISGSLFDGNNIISAAIVPTSAAIGLHFYPIWEAASLDEWLYSGGPYQMIVLHFLISIICYQDREWELSYRLGMRPWISLAFTAPVAASVSVFLIYPIGQGSFSAGMPLGISGTFNFMLQFQADHNILMSPLHQLGVIGVLGGAMLSAMHGSLVTSTLIRTNENDSESINAGYKLGQKHPTYNFKSAQFYLGRLGWRRANFPNSRKLHFFLAAFPVAGIWSAALGVDVAAFNFEKLTFEQPEIKSQGRVIHTWADTIDWADLGIKVAGESDRRVYNFSKDLTTAEAVPLSLSLPES; encoded by the coding sequence ATGACGCCAAAGTCAGACAGCATAATTGCAACTTCGACTGTTAGCGTAGACAAGGCAGTCAGAGCAGCGGCTCCCACCGATGTTAACTGTCATGGGGTGAAGATTACGCGTGCAAATCACAATCTTCAAACAATAGCAACAAGCATCTTAGAAAGACGCGAAAAGATTAGTTTATGGGAGAAGTTTTGTTCATGGGTAACAAGTACTGAAAATCGGCTGTATATTGGCTGGTTTGGCATACTGTTGATTCCTTGTGTTTTAACAACCACCATTGTTTTCATCATTGCTTTTATTGCTGCTCCGCCCGTAGACATGGACGGAATGGGTTCACCAATTTCCGGTTCTTTATTCGACGGCAATAATATCATTTCAGCCGCTATAGTACCGACATCAGCCGCAATTGGTTTGCACTTTTACCCAATTTGGGAAGCTGCTTCTTTGGATGAGTGGCTTTACAGTGGCGGCCCTTACCAGATGATTGTGTTGCACTTTTTGATTAGCATCATCTGTTACCAAGATCGAGAATGGGAATTGAGCTATCGCTTAGGGATGCGTCCCTGGATTTCGCTAGCGTTCACTGCTCCCGTTGCTGCTTCCGTCTCTGTATTCTTAATTTATCCAATTGGCCAAGGCAGTTTTTCTGCGGGAATGCCTTTAGGGATTTCTGGTACTTTTAACTTCATGTTGCAGTTTCAAGCAGATCACAATATTCTGATGAGTCCCTTACATCAGTTAGGGGTGATTGGGGTATTAGGTGGTGCAATGCTGAGTGCAATGCATGGTTCTTTGGTAACATCAACCTTGATTCGTACCAACGAAAACGACTCAGAATCGATTAATGCCGGATACAAACTCGGTCAAAAACATCCAACCTACAACTTTAAGTCTGCTCAATTCTATCTTGGGCGGTTGGGATGGCGGCGGGCAAATTTTCCTAATTCTCGCAAATTGCATTTCTTCCTAGCGGCTTTTCCAGTAGCAGGAATTTGGTCTGCCGCCTTAGGGGTTGATGTCGCTGCATTTAACTTTGAAAAACTCACATTTGAGCAGCCAGAAATCAAAAGCCAAGGACGAGTTATTCACACTTGGGCAGACACAATTGATTGGGCTGATTTGGGGATAAAAGTGGCAGGTGAAAGCGATCGCCGAGTTTATAACTTCTCTAAAGATTTAACTACAGCGGAAGCAGTACCGTTGAGTTTATCATTACCGGAGTCGTAG
- a CDS encoding photosystem I reaction center subunit IX → MESRYLLKYLTLLPVVATLAVIILAVIFIELNSIFPGLQYGTFFHPLP, encoded by the coding sequence ATGGAGTCACGTTATTTGTTGAAATATCTCACACTGCTTCCTGTCGTTGCTACTTTAGCAGTGATTATTTTAGCAGTGATTTTCATTGAATTAAATTCCATTTTTCCTGGGTTACAATATGGGACTTTTTTCCATCCTCTACCGTAA
- a CDS encoding universal stress protein — MFKTVLFPIDQSRETREAADVVTNVVKKYSSRLVLLSVVEEPPPDAPSADPMVSPEVVAKLLENAQSLFSGQGIQSEILERQGKPAFTICDVADEIGADLIIMGCRGLGLTEEGADDSVTTRVINLSPCPVLIVP; from the coding sequence ATATTTAAGACAGTACTATTTCCTATCGATCAAAGCCGGGAAACGCGGGAAGCTGCTGACGTTGTTACCAACGTAGTCAAAAAGTACAGTAGTCGCTTGGTGCTACTGTCTGTGGTAGAAGAACCGCCTCCAGATGCGCCTAGCGCAGATCCGATGGTGTCACCAGAGGTAGTTGCCAAACTGCTAGAAAATGCCCAATCTTTATTTTCTGGGCAAGGAATTCAATCTGAAATTCTGGAGAGGCAAGGTAAGCCAGCTTTTACGATTTGCGATGTCGCTGATGAAATTGGGGCCGATTTAATTATTATGGGCTGTCGGGGGCTAGGGTTGACTGAAGAGGGAGCAGATGATAGTGTTACCACTCGTGTGATTAACCTTTCCCCTTGCCCAGTGCTGATTGTGCCTTAG
- a CDS encoding response regulator, which yields MRILLVEDDECIAKTLENVLGNQHYVVDIAADGLLGWELVEAFSYDLILLDIILPKLDGIKLCQRLRSHNYQTPVLLLTAQNSSTHKVMGLDAGADDYVVKPFELSELLARIRVLLRRRNSPILSVMKWEKLRIHPGSCEVNYGCHGLNLTPKEYRLLELFLRNEHIVFSRSEILDHLWSVEEAPKEDTVTAHIKGLRQKLTQAGAPTDFIETVYGLGYRLKVFADEEKPSVALRQTKQSKRKPQIREALAVVWERLKVHSSDRLEILQQASLALQANNLSEELRKKAYHAAHKLGGALGIFGFAEGSRLAKHIEQILLSQITLDQSEALHLRHLVELLSGELQQPAFRELDKVLCHYVLDDVGE from the coding sequence ATGAGAATTTTACTAGTTGAAGATGACGAGTGTATCGCCAAAACACTTGAAAATGTTCTTGGCAATCAACACTATGTAGTTGATATTGCTGCTGATGGTCTACTTGGTTGGGAGCTAGTAGAAGCTTTTAGCTATGACTTAATTTTGCTAGATATCATCTTGCCCAAATTGGACGGCATAAAACTTTGTCAGAGGTTACGTTCCCATAACTATCAAACACCTGTACTGCTACTGACAGCCCAAAATTCTAGCACTCACAAAGTCATGGGATTAGATGCAGGAGCAGATGACTATGTTGTTAAACCTTTTGAACTCTCGGAATTATTAGCTCGAATTCGTGTTTTATTGCGGCGACGAAATTCACCCATATTGTCAGTGATGAAATGGGAAAAACTGCGTATTCACCCTGGTAGCTGTGAAGTGAATTATGGTTGTCATGGTTTGAATTTAACGCCTAAGGAGTATCGCTTACTGGAGCTTTTTCTGCGTAACGAGCATATTGTCTTCAGCCGCAGTGAAATTTTAGACCACCTCTGGTCTGTAGAAGAAGCACCTAAAGAGGATACGGTGACAGCTCACATCAAGGGTTTGCGGCAGAAACTAACGCAAGCTGGCGCACCAACTGATTTTATTGAAACAGTCTATGGTTTGGGTTATCGTCTGAAAGTATTTGCAGATGAAGAAAAACCTTCTGTAGCCTTAAGACAGACAAAACAAAGCAAAAGGAAGCCACAGATTAGGGAAGCGTTAGCAGTTGTGTGGGAGAGGCTGAAAGTACACAGTAGCGATCGCTTAGAAATTCTCCAACAAGCCTCACTCGCGTTGCAAGCCAACAATCTCTCTGAAGAATTACGCAAAAAAGCATATCATGCAGCACATAAGCTAGGGGGAGCTTTAGGCATTTTTGGCTTTGCAGAAGGTTCGCGTCTGGCTAAACACATAGAGCAAATATTGCTATCCCAAATTACTCTTGACCAAAGTGAGGCATTGCATCTCCGCCATTTAGTAGAACTTCTTTCTGGGGAACTACAGCAGCCTGCGTTTAGAGAATTAGATAAAGTCCTTTGCCATTATGTTCTAGACGATGTGGGTGAATAG
- the pgk gene encoding phosphoglycerate kinase codes for MSKKSLASLSSADISGKRALVRVDFNVPVDDQGNITDDTRIRAALPTIQDLTQKGAKVILASHFGRPKGVDDKLRLTPVAKRLSELLGQEVVKTDDSIGDEVAAKVGALQNGQVLLLENVRFYPEEEKNDPEFAKKLAANADFYVNDAFGTAHRAHASTEGVTKFLSPSVAGYLVEKELQYLQNAIENPQRPLAAIIGGSKVSSKIGVIETLLEKCDKLIIGGGMIFTFYKARGLNVGKSLVEEDKLELAKSLEAKAKERGVALLLPTDVVLADNFAPDANSQTVSIENIPDGWMGLDIGPDSVKFFQEALADTKTVIWNGPMGVFEFDKFAKGTEAIAHTLAEIGKTGTTTIIGGGDSVAAVEKVGLADQMSHISTGGGASLELLEGKVLPGIAALDDA; via the coding sequence GTGTCCAAAAAAAGTTTAGCAAGTTTATCTTCGGCTGATATCTCTGGGAAACGTGCTTTAGTGCGGGTTGACTTTAATGTGCCTGTGGACGATCAAGGCAACATTACTGACGATACTCGCATTCGTGCCGCTCTACCAACCATCCAAGATTTGACGCAGAAGGGTGCTAAGGTTATTCTCGCCAGCCATTTTGGCCGTCCCAAGGGTGTGGATGACAAATTACGCCTAACTCCCGTTGCCAAGCGTCTATCGGAGTTACTGGGGCAAGAAGTCGTTAAAACTGATGACTCTATTGGCGATGAAGTCGCAGCTAAAGTTGGCGCTCTGCAAAATGGCCAAGTGCTGTTACTCGAAAATGTCCGTTTTTACCCAGAAGAAGAGAAAAACGATCCAGAATTTGCGAAAAAATTGGCAGCTAATGCTGATTTCTATGTAAATGATGCTTTTGGTACTGCACACCGCGCCCATGCTTCTACTGAAGGTGTAACTAAATTCCTCAGCCCTTCTGTGGCTGGATATTTGGTTGAGAAGGAATTGCAATATCTGCAAAATGCCATTGAAAATCCCCAACGTCCTTTAGCGGCAATTATTGGCGGTTCCAAGGTTTCCAGTAAAATTGGCGTGATTGAAACGTTGCTGGAGAAGTGCGACAAGCTGATCATCGGCGGTGGGATGATTTTCACCTTTTACAAAGCCCGTGGTTTGAATGTTGGTAAGTCATTGGTGGAAGAAGACAAGCTAGAACTAGCGAAGTCTTTAGAAGCTAAGGCTAAGGAACGAGGCGTTGCTTTATTGCTGCCCACAGATGTGGTATTGGCAGATAACTTTGCCCCTGATGCCAATTCCCAAACCGTTAGCATTGAAAATATCCCCGATGGTTGGATGGGTTTGGATATTGGGCCAGATTCGGTGAAATTTTTCCAAGAAGCCCTTGCAGATACCAAAACGGTAATTTGGAACGGGCCGATGGGTGTGTTTGAATTTGATAAGTTTGCCAAAGGTACAGAAGCGATCGCTCATACTCTCGCCGAAATCGGCAAAACTGGCACAACCACCATTATCGGCGGTGGTGACTCAGTAGCGGCTGTGGAAAAGGTTGGTTTAGCTGACCAAATGAGCCACATCTCTACCGGTGGCGGCGCTAGTTTGGAGTTACTTGAAGGCAAGGTGTTGCCTGGAATTGCAGCTTTAGATGATGCGTAA